A stretch of DNA from Lycium ferocissimum isolate CSIRO_LF1 chromosome 4, AGI_CSIRO_Lferr_CH_V1, whole genome shotgun sequence:
atcaagaaaataggTAAAAATACAgaagaaacaaaaggaaaatgCTGAACAtacagaaacaaaaaaaaaaaaaaaacagatttttTACAGACAATACACTCTCTTTGCatgattgtttcataatgtatgtaaaacaatatatattatcgtattgtgttgtgttgtatcaATACATAATGTTACACATAAgcaatttgaaggataaacctacaagaaaaaggtaaagcttgggtaaagaataaaataagacTATTAGATAGTAATAAGTATAAACaaaatgaggagaaaaaaaaagaataaggtaACGACGCGAGCACACCACACAAATGGGACTTTTAGTAACAACCAAAGCAAACATTATACTATTAAAACtaacaacataacacaatacaataggtgacaaccatccaaacaagtacCTGGATTGAAGCGAGATTTAGAGGGTTTCTTGATAAAAAGAGAGGGTCTCCATTGGTTTGAATTGATAAGTTTGtgatttggaaggtttgagAAGGCTGTAGGTGTGCACAGCTCCATTGTTATTTTCAGGTACAGCCAAAAACTGAGAGGTTTATatagaagaagaggaggagaaaGGGCTAGGGTTTAAggtgtggtggtggtggttagTGGGCTcactgtgtgtgtgtgtaaacaAACCTAGGAATGTCAACCAGGTGGACAGAAATGAGTGAACACAAGAGAGTGGCTAGGTATTCAAATATCTTTAATTCTATTAGTTGAATTGGGCTTTTTTTTGTTGGGCCTTTGGAATAGGATCATCACCAATCTCATTCTTGGGCTTTTTTCTATTTGGGTTTGGTGGAGCAGGAAATTGGGTGATCCACAAAAATGGCATTGGACGTGGGGGTTTGAGACCCCGTTTGCCTCGTGGACAAAACTGAAGAAATTGCGGGATTTTCCTTTCAAATgggtttgttttaatttttgtccttcaaaggagttggtctttaatttttaactgTGATTGAACTTATGTTTAgcggggcataagttctttaatcGCGTGCGTGGGGTATAAGTTGTGAGATATtataatgcgaaaatataaatttttgtcNNNNNNNNNNNNNNNNNNNNNNNNNNNNNNNNNNNNNNNNNNNNNNNNNNNNNNNNNNNNNNNNNNNNNNNNNNNNNNNNNNNNNNNNNNNNNNNNNNNNAATctaattaagaaagaaaatgaaggacCAAAAATCTCAGATTTGAGATCTTGGGCGTGAAATTAGTTTTGGTAGGAAGCGCTTTACCTCTCGATGTAGAATTTTCTGATGCAAATTTAAATTAACCGGGTTTCAAAAAGGATATCAGACACGggatgaaaaaaaagaagaatgaaaatgaaggttataCTTGAGGCCAAGAATAAGTTTTTgcaaaagaaaagtcatgctTCAAAGAGTGCTTATACTCGGTTAAGAGATATTTGATTCCAATTCTAAAGGTGTGTTGGTTtgcagaaaaatattttccatgggaaaataagtgataaatattcTCGCAGATTTCCTAGTATTTAATGAGTAAGCCGAAAATATTATTCAAAATATAACGTGACAAATGAATATAACTAATTTTTGGGGATGAGAAAGGGTAGGGTGGAGTGGCGTTAGGTGGTGGGAGGCGAGGGGGTGGGATGGCGGAAATAATCAATTGGAAGTGCAGTGGGAGAGTTTCAGAAAATGACTTTCCTCCTTTTACTTAAGGAAGTTATTTTTCAGAATTAGAGGAAAATATGCtattaaaaacatatttttcaatACATTTAAATCaactaaacatgaaaaaaagttttaaaaaattgtttttacCTCCATGTCAAACACACTCTAAGTGACAAGAtaattatttgttgtttttggttTGATGTTATTTGCAAAtagactatttttttttctatagaTTGGTGATGATGATCAAGTTGAATCTTATTTTCTTATGTGTATGCATAGACATATTTTATTATGCATGTTTTGTACATTATTTGTCTACTTCATGATTATTCTACCGACGTAAGTTGACGTGTTAACAAAAAGTTgtacatattttaatttattaagtaTAATTTCAAAAGATTTAATATATGCATGTTGTGTACTTTAGTTGTCactttttgataattaaaatgTGAAGTTGACATATTCTATCATGGGCAGTAGTCATTTATGATTTAGAATTATTTGTTGGTTCTTGTATTTTAGCAATTGGTCAGACAAAAAAGTTGGATACCATCTTCTTctatatataaattatgatttaaatatttcaagtatattatcaataattataaaaatatcttTAAATTCACTAAAAGAAGTAATATGAACAAAAAATTTATATCtatcaaaacaaaacaaatttcGAGTTCAATCAACTAAACAAAAAATGGGTAATGGACCTGTTGGTCCAAAAAGAAGTTTCTCATTTATAAATTCATTAAAAAAGTTACGGTATTTATTCagtttccaaaaaataaaaatatctagGGTCTGTTTGGCCATAcaagtttttgtttttcaattttcttttgaaataacTGTTTAGTTTTATTGTACTCCAACTTGAAGTTAAGTTTTTTAAGTTTGAGAACAAATTTTTCAAGTCAAAAATCTTTTTCCTTCACATGACTTCaatatcttttttttggtttctcacCCGGTGTTGATGTACGCGTTGGAGTCCGACTATATCCgaatttgaagaattttttcatACAAAGGCTCGAACTCGAGACCTCTGGTTCAAAGAGGAGTAGTCTCATCCGCTGCATCACATCCTTTGGTGGTACATGGCTTCAATATCATTCAAATATTTGCATGTCCAACCACACCTTTAATTTTCAAGTACTATCATTTTTCGATTTAATTCAAAATACTactatgtttttttctttcaaataacACCAATTCGGGTTCAAACACTTGCTAATAGCcaacaaataatttttgatattgAAAGACGAGAcacaaaatatttaataatcATACACAATTTTGAAGCAATTATTACCAACATTTTTTTATTAGAACagaacaattttttaaaaatatcatcaaattgcAACGCCGAAATTAGAGAAAAGGAGGGTTATTGGAATGTGACTCTCATCCTTCTCAGCTGTAAGCTCTATCCTCAGTCTCATAATTATAGACCAATCACACACCTATACCCCCGCCCTTCCCTACGCGCTTCTTTCCTACTCGCCCATCATagtttgcttcttttttttttttccacaaccGCAATCAATACTCGTTTTGAAGTTCGACTAAGTTAAATTCGCGAGAAATCGTAATTCTCTTCCTATTAAAGATGTTATTCCCGTAATAGTTTGAACTGAGATTTCTGATAAAGAATGGAGAGGTAAGTGacgaaatcaaaattttcactaaaaaaattcaaaatataatgaAGAAAACACAAGAAAAGCTAAAGAGATTcgacatctattatatatacatgaaaaataattttaactttatatatatataatgtaaattTTCGACGAATGAAGTTTGAATGAACCTCCTTACCCTCCTTATAGTTCCGCCCCTGAAAGGAGTACTTGCTGCTCAAACTACATTTTTGATGATCataactttcatttttgtttaGTAGATTTACTAGTTTTTTTCAATTCTCAAATTGAATTATCCGACGACTCCTGGAACTAGGTGTGTGGGGATTACTATCCAATTAACTATTTAACTCTATGATTACATATAGTTTATAaattaaaaggaagaaaatgtaatacagcaaggggtcgtttggtacgaaAGATAAATATAATAGTCGTAGGATAAGAATATAGTAATTTTTTATCCCTTGTTTGGTCAGTAAtcatgggataagttatcccatggGTAAAAATAGTGCTAGAATAACATATACCTGCCATAGGGTGTTATCCTGGGATAAGGAAGAAACCTCTTCTTTTTAGAAATTATccaatgtatatattttttagtcCAACATATCAAAGCATCAATAAAAAAACCTGGTATCAACTAATCCCAAGAAACTTATCTCAATGTAATTAATCCTAACATAACTTATTCCAGCGTAATTTGTTTTGAACCAAACGATCCCTTAGTGTTagattatattaaattattaatgcACTAAGCTTCACGAAGCACATTCAAAATCTGCGTGCTTGGATCATAGTATTACACGTATTTCATGGAGTAGGTGAGTACAATATAAGGTCGTGCGAAGATTCACGAATCACATGCaagattatgttatattttctcttatattGATTATTGACGATGCTCTTacggcctgtttggaaagccactcaggtaattggaattgggtgtaattacacagtttgacttatttgtttgaccaagtaattacataGTTAGGTGAGAATTAGGTGTAATTGatagggtgtaattacactctccaattctcaagaggagggctgagaattgggtgtaattacaccctgtaattatggggttactttttagtttgtttattttttaactttaatttatttttatttttaatttattttatttctattatttttatttcttttttatttttacttttttttatttttatattatttatttttcattcccaacctttacttcttgtaaTTCCATATAATTtctcgtatttttttattttattcatttagcataaccatgttattattctaatatttgaaactacacctcttaatattgaaAAGAATGAGTTATtcacaaacttgacatataatgGGTGACGAtgttaaagtagaatttcattgtgaatggagttatagacttatatttttcctttcttttgaactatttacttaagttacgttgaaacttacttatgtaatgttggaatttgacataagagtatcatgttgaactttttcttttagattttgaatttaggttatattttgaattttaagttattgctttcacattgcatgttgtttatttttcacttacatttgatggattttttgtgtcaaacatttgaataatgttatggcattatatttattaatatttttttttttgtcaaacatccaatccatgacgttctcacaaaaaaagtcttcttttaagttttataattaattaaaattaaataaatatttgaaaaatatatatcaattatttttgttacaatattagttacaaatatatgattattaattaatatattttcaagaaacaatgtgctattaaataactaatttaatatcatttataaaggcaatattttttaaatattaattttaaattttttataattaaattttatttttaaatcaaacTAGCTGTATAATTACatttgtgcaaccaaacagcacgcttgtaattacattgtaattacgttatgacaaacaaacatgtcgttgtaattacactactgtgtaattactaggctgtgtaattactaccctattaattacaccaattccaattaccaggtggctttccaaacaggccttTAATGTTAAATGAGCTCGATGTATCCAAATTATTCGATTATAATGATCCAAATTTATCCCTCaacttttaattaaaatttgaaattattcTCAAATCAGTGTTTTTCAAAGTCAATGGTAAAAGGAGAGACCCTTTTGTTTATGGCTTAATACATCAACAATCTCTCAAACTTATCAGCAAATTTCATTTAAACGCTCGAATTGTGGTATATTCCAATTGAGCACCCGAACAAATGATAAAGCGTTACAATTAGACACTTTCggttcaaattttaatttttttttacgaaTATTCTCAAATGTTCATTACGTAGATAAGCTATATATCACCTCATTTAGATGAATTATTCTCAATAAGCCATAAAACTTCAGCCATGTTCCAATTAAAGATGATGTTTATAGTAAATGgagataaaatatttttaagtggCTCAATTATCTATGCAATGAACATTTGAGATACGcaaagttttttcaaaatttaaactgaaaatatctaataaaaatattttatcatgtgttcagaATATTCGATTGAAAAGAACCGtaatttaagtgtctaaatgaaatttcttTACAAGTTTGAGGGGCTATGATGTATTGAGAGGATGatgtttggattggcttgttttaAGTGCTTATTGACTTTTCTTCTATACTTTTttgtgatatttgaaaaagataaaGAATGCTATTAAGCACTTACTTTTagacaaaaaccaaaaaaaaaaaaaaaacccaaaaaccatAAGTTACTTTTAAAATGCCAATCCAAATACTctctaaggcctcatttgtcttcattaagattaagacgtctgaatcttaatgtacatctgaatgattaagatgttatcTCTAGATTTGAATATTGAATGATTAAAACTATTCGTTTTTCAACATCTGGATGTGCATaaagtatttatttaaacataataaatataaaattcaaataaaaatttaactacatatatagaatataaattataaatacaaatttaataaaataaaaatattatttgataaaaaataaaacttgtatGTTTGATAGAAATGGTGGAGATGCTTTGTAGTGGTAATGGATAGGGTTTTGGAggtggaggtggtggtggaAATGGTGGTGGGGTGGACGGTAGTGGTGCGATGGGTCGAGAGGTAGGGTGAGGGGGTGGTTTGGGGTAAGGTAGGTGGGGATTAGGGTGGAGGTAGTGGGTGGGTCGTGGGTTGTGAGGTGGGGGTAGGTGGGTAGATGGGGTGGGGGGTTAGGGTGGTGTTGGTGGTGGTAGGGGGAAGGCTGGGTGGTAGGTGGTGGAGGATTGGGATGGGTGAGAGGCGGGTGGAGCCGACGGTAAAAATTATCCATATAAATTATCTTTTAATGATAATAAGACTTtattcaagatcttaatgattaagactaggggtgttcatggttcgatTTGGatcggttattgattaaaaccataaccaaacaaATTTAGTcagtttttaaatgtctaaaaccagaaccaaaccaaataaaataataaccaccagTTTGGTTATTTGtcggtttgatttgatttttttatttatgactaGCAGCCTTGAGACTTATCAGTAAAacaataaaaagttgaaaaagacatgtcttttttttttgttcaaacaataacttttatttatagtttaaggtggaacatacatcataaaaacattttcactattagtgatagtgtagtACTCAAATTACCCAAAGTTTCTAAACTACtacatatagagctaaaaactaacttagtagtggctgcaccatttttgtcatcttaatacacatacctggaaataaagtagagcataggagcttttagttattgttacaaacatacatattagTTAAACATAAAGGCTAcctaaattaaaatgaaaatgtatgaaataaaaaaattttgtgtaatgatcccaaactttggggcAGTACTTGTattttgccctcaattctcccattttattaaaaaaaactttgtgtaatgatcccaaacttcagatgtttttctatcattgTCCCCAAGGCTAGGGTCTCGACTACAAGGAGTTGTTCTTTTCTGTTTTTTAGGAGGATTGCCcacggaagaagtattagggcattGCCATGTGCTTGAGTTGCAGCAAATGCTGATGTTACTGAAGTATCTTCTATAAgaacctccaaatctacaacctctgtcattttcatatgaaaaattatagaagtttaggacccattcggacaagaaaaaagaaaggtataaattcgaaaaagaagaataaacaacctaaaatcaaatggctgacaaagaaagactaaaaatttaagttaaagacattagactctaacgtaagcttctgttagtaggtttacacttaacatttaaaagagttaaaaggcTAAAGACATAGGCTTGGCCATATTCTTAAAACATGGACCTTAAACAATtatgtgaaataagtagaccaaaaatcaaattaatgattaaaaggtataaaatatttataactatttatgaaaaattaatattataattataaaatttatgtatataatttatcggtttggttcggttattttttaatagaaccataaccaaatcaaatattatcgatttttaaaaaaccaaaccaaaccaaatgtcgattttttttattcggtttggttaaattttcgatttgattttggttttaaccaaaaccgtgaacagCCCTAATTAAGACCTACTCACATCAAATAAGTGCTTAGATCCTAATGTAAACAAATGAGCtgaatgactctattaagtgcaaacaaatgagacataagccttttttttaaagagtaggagtaatataaaataaaaaacgaaaaaggGTCTAAAATGACCTTGAACTATGGGATTTGGTACAAAAATGCCCTCCATTTACCTATGCGCTGTGCGCTGTAAAATGCCCTGCCATCAACCTATTGGGCCTAaattgcccttatttttaaaGACAGGGGCATTTTTGGCCCAACAGATAGGCGGAGGGCAATATTGTACCAAACCTGAATTACGGGATTTGGTACAATATTGTCTTCCGTTCATTTATTGGGCCAAAATGCCCATGCCGTTAAAAAATAAGGACATTTAGGCCTAATAGGTTGATGGCAAAGGCATTTTAGAGCCCAAAAGTaaacggaggatatttttataCCAAATTCCATAGGGAAAAGGACATATATGGCCGCTCGGCCATAAATAATCCCATCCTCTAGCATAATTTTTCCCAAACCCAAAATGTAGCAATTAAACAAATCTCATCCATTAgccaaaacttaaataagacaattttcaaataaaaacccaaaaacacaaatgtttgaggcgatttttgtatataatatatgtcatttgtgtataaaatatgtatcaatacctatctgtaatgtataaaaactgtataaaatatgaatcactaaggtatgtatcatttttgtatataatatgtatcatttgtgtatataatgtgtatcagCACAGTGCAATTGCCctgtatagaatagaaaattgtatcatttttgtatataatatgtatcatttttgtatagaaagtgtatatataattccagcatgtgtatataaattgTACCAGTCTTGAAGAGAAAGTGtgtcatacgtataaaaaatgtatcatagaaaccgtatcattgtggtatataatatgtatcactattgtatatgtaaaaaaaaaatatcatatcattattgtataatatatgtataataaatgtataattaacatataatttatgtataataaatgtatgattaattccaacatatgtatataaaatgtatcattcttgtatataaagtgaacaACTTACTTGTTGGGTTATGTTTTGCTAATTTACTGATGATAATTTAGGTAGGAAATCTCACACTTGATAGTTCGTATCTCACACCTGATAGTTAGTgggaaactaaaaaaaaaagtgatacgTGAGGTGTGTTTTGCTTCCTAAccggtgatagtttaggtagaaaACTCCAATGCctaatagttcaggtaggaaacaaaaaataagtcataccttatgtgtgtttttgaccctttatctctaaattttataaattatctCTGGTTATGAAAATAGCTAGCAGGATCCCTAATTTATCGTATGAAACCTATTTCGACTATAAATTGAAAAATCTAGGCATTGAATTGAAATATCAAATCCTGACTAATTTTGGTTTCCTACaactttgaattattattttcaaacaGGTAGGAAGAATGATGAACATGTGGTATTAGTGAAGGATTATAGATCTAAAGTTGAATCTGAACTAAGTGATGTTTGTGCTGGGATTTTGAAGATTTTGGATCAGCACTTGATACCTTTAGCTAATGCTGGTGAATCGAAAGTGTTTTATTTGAAGATGAAAGGAGATTATTATCGTTATTTAGCTGAGTTTAAAGTTGGTAAGGAACGTAAGGATGCTGCTGAGGATACTATGCTTGCTTACAAAGCTGCTCAGGtatattttgttatttattgaTCTTGATTCGAAGTTTAATctataattgtttaaattatttaCTGTTGACTTTGTGTATTAGTGAATGAAAACACTTAAAAAACAGGAATTAGCTATGAACGAACTTAGTGCTAGTTCGTCGCTAAATTGCTGTTAGATAATTTTATGATAACCTTTAGCGACaaattttgttgtttagctGTGGAATTAGTCTGTTGctaattccctttttttttttttaagcgaaAATTGAAAGTAAATTGTAATTCCAACTTCTAGTGTTTTTTGAATAGTGATGGAAAATTGAGTTTGCGAGTAGCTTGAAGATTTGAGCTTTAAGCAGTTTGATTTTGACTTTTTCCAATGTGGATTTGCATGTATTGGTAGTTTGTGCTATTTATGTGGCACCTTTttggatttcgagagtcaaaagACTTTTTCTTTGACCATAATTATTTCatatgcaacaacaacaatccagtGAAATCCCACCACGTGGGAATTATTTCATAtgacttttaaatattttaaattgttaagtATTGTGACTTATACTACTCTTTGCATAGTTTCctaatatgtaaattttatttcaaaaaacgtGAAGAATTTATGTCCGAATTTGTGGTCAATATTAAAAAGTTGGCTTTCTCTAAATTCGAACTGTgcacagagggagtattatttattGCTTGAATTTTTCAAGCAAGAAGATATTCTTATAGTTCTACTGCCGTTATGAGGAAAAAAACAACGCCATTGTGGTACtttatcatcatttttttttggagagcTCATCATCTCTACTGTTGGGTCTGTAAGCCAGTAAAAGGGGTAATTTTTCTTGGGTAAGGAGATCATGGGCTTATCATTTAAATATCGCTTTTCTTTGGTTGCTTTGATTCATACCTCTTCATGTGTGTGGCCCAACTTGTATTCTCTGAAATCTGAAGTGAACTTTTTCCAGCCTTTCCTTCCTGTGCTGCTCTCTTTGTTGAACAGACATGGGTACACATGCATGGATCTTTATCTCCCACATTAATGAAttgatatttggaatttttttgaTTTGTGTTATTATCTCGTACCAGAGCTGTTTCTTTCACATGCATAAAGTGAAAGTTAGCCGACTGTTGTGTTATTTACTTA
This window harbors:
- the LOC132054108 gene encoding 14-3-3 protein 1-like yields the protein FWFPTTLNYYFQTGRKNDEHVVLVKDYRSKVESELSDVCAGILKILDQHLIPLANAGESKVFYLKMKGDYYRYLAEFKVGKERKDAAEDTMLAYKAAQDIALTELAPTHPIRLGLALNFSVFYYEILNASEKACNMAKQAFEEAIAELDTLGEESYKDSTLIMQLLRDNLTLWTSDMQEQMDEA